A genomic window from Calditrichota bacterium includes:
- a CDS encoding metallophosphoesterase family protein, with protein MRIAIVSDIHGNLEAFEAVLAQIDEEKIDKVICLGDVVGYGPNPNECMSLARERCQTILMGNHDYACIYKPEMFFFNHFARQAIEFTLSIIKEEHLDFINQLPFLHSENDLLLVHANPLRPEGWEYILSIDEAIYYFPKFSEKICFIGHSHLPSIYVESEESKFSFIEQREIELESNCRYIINVGSVGQPRDGNPASSFGVIDLAQQTFEIVRVAYDIEKTIDRFEKAGLPNFLAQRLRIGK; from the coding sequence TTGCGCATCGCTATCGTTTCTGACATTCACGGAAATCTGGAAGCTTTTGAGGCGGTACTCGCTCAAATTGATGAGGAAAAAATCGACAAGGTCATTTGTCTGGGAGATGTTGTCGGTTACGGACCAAATCCGAATGAGTGCATGAGTCTGGCGCGCGAGCGCTGCCAGACAATATTGATGGGCAATCACGACTACGCTTGTATTTACAAACCGGAAATGTTTTTTTTCAATCATTTCGCCCGTCAGGCCATTGAATTCACGCTCTCAATTATCAAAGAAGAGCATCTGGATTTTATCAATCAATTGCCATTTCTGCACAGCGAAAACGATTTGCTTCTTGTGCACGCAAATCCGCTTCGTCCTGAAGGTTGGGAATACATTTTGTCCATCGATGAAGCGATTTACTATTTCCCCAAATTCTCAGAGAAAATCTGTTTCATCGGCCATTCTCATTTGCCGTCCATTTATGTCGAAAGTGAAGAATCAAAATTTTCATTTATTGAGCAGCGGGAGATCGAGCTCGAAAGCAATTGCCGCTACATCATCAATGTCGGCAGCGTGGGCCAACCCCGCGACGGCAATCCGGCTTCTTCGTTTGGCGTTATTGATTTAGCGCAGCAAACTTTTGAAATTGTACGCGTCGCATACGATATTGAAAAAACGATAGACAGATTTGAGAAAGCCGGGCTTCCAAATTTTTTGGCCCAGCGGCTGCGAATTGGCAAATAG